CATCACAATCTACAGACACCTCAAGCAAAACCCTGAGTTCCAGTGTTACCCAATCTTCAAGTACTTTGAGAACTGGTGCCAAGACGAGAACCGTCATGGAGATTTCTTCTCTGCTTTGATGAAAGCTCAGCCTCAGTTCCTCAATGACTGGCAAGCCAAGCTCTGGTCTCGTTTCTTCTGCCTCTCGGTTAGTAAACACTTCAACTCTCTTGATTCCTCTACTTCCAAATCCTAACCGGTAAGAGGATTGGTTTTTGCAGGTTTATGTGACAATGTACCTCAACGACTGTCAAAGAACTGATTTCTACGAGGGTATTGGGTTAAACACAAAGGAGTTTGACATGCACGTCATCATCGAGGTAAAGTAACTTGAAACCAGAAAAGATTAATAGTAAGTAAGCTGTGTGTGTGTCTGAAAATGTTGAGATTTTGTTTCAGACAAACCGTACCACGGCAAGAATATTCCCGGCGGTGTTGGATGTTGAGAACCCTGAGTTCAAGAGGAAGCTAGATAGAATGGTTGTGATCAATGAGAAGCTGATGGCTGTAGGACAAACCGATGATCCTTCCTTTGTCAAGAACCTCAAGAGGATTCCTCTCATTGCTGGTTTGGTCTCTGAGATCTTGGCTGCTTATCTCATGCCTCCGGTTGAGTCTGGATCTGTTGATTTCGCTGAGTTTGAGCCTAATCTTGTCTATTAGTAGCTTCAATGCCAAGTCTTTGAAGGCTGGTTCTTGATTTCTTGTAATTGAATTATCTAAACTGAGAAACCTCGTTTTATTGTAACAAACCAAATACTTTTACTGCATCCTACCAATCACAATCACCAAAATTCAGGTTTTTGAACTGATTGATATAGTtgaattttacattaaaaaaaaaaatacattatgaGATCTAATAAGAAATgattcactaaattaatatgagaACTAAAATCATTTACTCATTCAGATTTAGCCTTAGGTTTCTCATGTTCTTCGGTAAGAGGCTTTAACACAACATTGTAGAACCAAACAGCAAGCAAGGTAGCCATCACAGGTCCAAGACAATACACAAGTAAATGCTCTTTTGTTATATGTTCACCGCGTGCATAAGCCCATCCCATAACCTACAAAGATACCACACAAAGCAAATAAACAAAGagataaatactttgtcacaaaTACTATTTTTAATACCGCTGCTGGATTCATGTATCCGCCGGTTAGATCAGCTCCAAGAACATGGAGAGATAACTTAGCAATACTACTAATCCAAGTCTTCATGAAGAAACTTCCAGGGATCTTTCTTGATAGTTCCATTGAGATCAGTACAGTGAAAAAAGTTAGTACCCCCTCGGTTAAAGCGCCTTGATGGATTGATACGTTTAGTTTTGGTCCTTTTCCAATCTCAGGGAAAACGTGAATGATATGCTTAACCGCAAGGATTGATCCTATCACCTTTGAAAAACAGAGCATAAAACAGAGCCTTTAACCTCCTCACACAATGTGGAAGATCGAGAGATCACTTAGAAAAGTAAACGAAACCAAACCTCGGCGGGGACTCGAACCATGATGGTGAAGATGAAACTGCCGAAGCCACCGGAAGCCAAAGCGGCCACAGGATTATAATGTCCGCCTTTGGTGAGTTTCTGAAGAAAAGCGAAGATGAACATGGAGATGACAGAGAATGTATATCCGACGATCTCGCCGGTCGTTACATTGCGGCTAAATCCAAGTACGCCGTGGACTAAGATGCTGACAAGAACTCCTGACCATATCCACATGAAGGACAGTACCAGATCAGAAACCACTATACTGATTCGACTCATCTTTGATTCCAACTATgagaaacaacaaaaaatctcagaaagaaacagagaagCAAACTTTTCCATAGTGGATATTAAAGATGGCGTGTGAGACAAGTAAGGACCGTTTaagagaaaagaatcaagattaTGATTGGTTCTTAGTGGCTTGTGAATTAggttataatattaaataataatgttgGTGTGAGTCAGCTTTCCGACAATAAGAGTGTTGGTGGGAGTCAGCATTCCGACAATAAGAGGTTGTGTTCTCTTTGGTCCTTTGGCTTTGTCACCATGAAATAAAAGATTCTCGAGTTTGGGAAACGAGTataagggtatgactggttttcccgctaccacccgcaaacgcagcttttgcggttggtagcggttgctggcgttttgcaacaattgttcaaaccgctctaaaccgctccaaatcgctccaaatcgctctgaacctcataaattcaaaagctggttccagctagcgtttgcggttgcgggcgtttgcgggaggataaaattttttttttttttccaaaacaatataaatacaaaaaaaaaaaatcaataaaaaaattaaattgaaattataaaaatgctaaaatatatcaattaaattttaattaatattataaaattttaaaataaaaatattttatatatttttaaaaaatttaaactataactttctaaatataaattttatatttattataatattattatttttgatatttttataattgtataaaatgtaaatattattaatttattatttaactgctgctgcatttggtagttaaccagtcataagtatcccgcaaacgcacaaatttctaaccgcagaaccagtcgtacaaatttcttaaaaccgctagaaaccgcaaccacccgcatccacaaactcccgcaaccgcaaccgcaaccgcaaccgctgcggttaaACCAGTCGGACCCTAAAGCGTCAGCGTTTGAAAGACGGTAACGAAACgcggaaaataaaaaaaacacaatgaaTGTGAAAGATTAGTGTAGATATCATCTCGATTATCAATTATTCAAAAGTATTGtctaaatctgaaaaatatcaaaattaattttgacCCCACAAATATCTGAAACTTGAAAATTAACCATAAAGTCTCAAAAAGTGCCTAGTCAACCAACAGAGTCTCCACGACAGAGGAACCATTGATCATGCGAAACGTCACCACCAAGTCTCCACCCTTAcagatctccttcttctttgcgaCTTCCACCGCGAATCTAACCTTCTCCTCCGTGGACCCTCCCGTCGCTATCACCGGAACGATCCCACGGTAAACCAAACCACGACTCGCCACACTAGCCACCGCCTCAGGGCACTCCTGGTCGACCACCGTCAGAATCGGAACGCTAGGCCTGTACTTAGCCACAAGCTCCGCCGTGTATCCGCCCTTGGTGACCACCACGATCGCCTTCGCGTTCAGCTTCCACGCCGTCAAAAAGTCTGAAGCAGCTTCGCTCTCGATTGTGGATAACGGCAACGGAACAGCTTCGTAGTCTAGATATACTCCTCCGCCTCTTTGCAGATCATCGACATTGTTTTCACGGCAGCCTCGGGTGAGCTCCGGCTGCTGTTTCGCCGCTGAGCATGACGCAGTCAGTGCCGTCTAGGACAGCGTTGGCCACGTCTGTGGCTTCGGCTCTTGTCGGACGAGGAGCTTTTGTCATAGACTCGAGCATCTGTGTAGCTGTGACGATTGGTTTCCCGAGTGCATTAGCCTTCTCGATCATCTTCTTCTGAGCCCTAAATATCTTCCACGTCGGAATCTCCATCCCCAAGTCGCCTCTAGCCACAATGAACGCATCAGTCTTCTCCATAATCTCATCTACGTTCGCCACTCCTTGATTTTCAACCTGCCACGTCATCAAATATCATCAAAACATTAGTATAtaaccaagaaaaaaatatatttgataatacCCTATTGGTAGCACTTAGGGCTAAGGAGTAGACTTGactacaaagaaaataaaatttgttttatttattttaccacTCACCTTTGACACAAGCATGATGCTCTTTGCGTGCACTCCAAGAAAATCCCTGACCTCATCTAGGTCAGATCCTTTACGAACAAAAGATAAAGCAATGATGTTGATTTTGTTCGGAACTCCCCATTGAAGTATATCCTCTTTGTCTTTCTCTGTAAGTGTCGGGAGATCAACTACTATTCCAGGGAGATTAACGTTCTTTCTTTCTCCAAGAACCGCAGAGTTCTCACATCGGCAACGGACAAGACCGAGATACGTGTCACAGGACAAGACAGTTAGAGAGATTGTTCCGTCAGAACAGAGAACCACGTCACCAGGATTGACGTCCTCCGCAAGTTTCTTGTAGCTCATCGAGATAACGTTCGAGTCTCCTTTTATAGTGTAATCGATTGAGATTGTGATCTCTTGACCTTGGATTAGTTCTATCGGTTTGCCTTCCTTGAGAAAACCGGTTCGTATTTCAGGACCCTACAAAACAGAATTAAACCAATTGTTAAAATTAAACCCACCATGCATaaggatatttttaaatttaataaattgtgtGTAATATATTATACCTTTGTGTCGAGCATGACGGCGCAGAGAATACCAGTGTTCTGCATGGCGGTTCTAAGATTATCTCGGGTTTCTTGATGGTACTCGTGAGAACCATGGGAGAAATTGAACCGGGCTACGTTCATGCCGGCTCTAAGAAGCTTCTCAATCATCTCAACGGACCTAGACGCCGGTCCAAGTGTGCAGACGATCTTGGTCTTTGACGCTCCATTCCTTGTTTGACCACCAAGTAGTTTCTCCATTGTAAAAGACTGTCGTCACCTAAAAAGTTTGAGAGAAGGTGAATGTGATGTGTGTTTGTGAAGGTTTGTGACTTATGAATGGAGTCacgtatgtttttttttttcttatctttcaTCATTTAACTTATAAACTGCTCTatcataattcatatatttatcatatttattggAGAAAATCTTCATACTGAGATGCCCTTGTCCACAATAATGGCTTCAACACTCTTGCAAAACTACAATTAACATTAGTTTATCTTGGCGAGAAACTGGTGAAAGCATCTTACATTTGTAAGATTAGTGATTCCTCTGACTTGAGTTTGAGATAACTAGATAGAGAtgtgcgagagagagagagacctcaGAAGCGTCTGATCTCTTTGGGAGGTCTGAAGTTAAGAGGATGGGTTTCAGGAGTTGCGTTGTCGTCTTCCTTCCACATCTTTATGGTCTTGTCTGCCTCACACGTTACCAGCCTTGAACCCGTCTGATCGTAACACGCTGCATATATACCAGCTTCACTCTCCAGCGAACCAGGCTGTACAATAGCTTCCGCCTGTTGGAAACTGTGACCACTCTTCCAATCCCAGAACCATAAGCTTCCATTATCACCTCCAGTGACCATTACGCCATCCTCATTCACAGCCACTGCGTTGATTGTAGCTCTTTGCTGAGAAAGCATGTTGTGGCGAAACTCTCCCTTAGGATTAAGGCTAAACTTATTGATGTTATCAGCCGATGCAGAAACAAAAGCATTCTCATTCTCTTTTGGATGGAGCGCCATTGCTCTGACAGCTTTCTTATGATTCGTTAGAGTTGTCATTGTTCTACCATACCGAAGGTCCCAAAATTTAATGGTGGAATCATGAGATCCGGTAACAACTTGAGGAGGGTGGGTTGGAGGGGTGAAGACGGAACAAACGTCTTTGTCATGTCCCGAGAGTGCGAAACTCTGCGTCTTCGTACGGATATCCCACACCCTGCAGACAGAGTCTCGCCCTCCGGTTAGTAAAACGTCCAGAGTTGGATGAAGAGCTTATTCTGCTCAAGGTCCCAGCATTTGACTTGCTTGTCATCACCAGCAGAGAACATGTAGGAGGTATCTTTGTTGCTTACAGCAAGGCCTCGTACTTGCCCAATATGTCCAGTAAGTGTGACCTTCAGAACTCCACTCGCTACATCCCATACCTTAATGGTACCATCAGCTGAACCAGTGCAAAACCATTCATTACTTGGGTCAAATGCAACAGATCTAACCCACCCCAAGTGCCCCTGGATCACCCTGTAGTTCTTCCATGGTGCATGCCACTCTCGACGGGGCCATCGACTAGGTGGTGCTTTTGCCTGCGTGAACAGTGTTGTCGTAGCTTCTTGGCGGTAAAGTAGGACCGACAACTAAAGCGCCCTGTTTGGCTCCTTGTGGACCTGGAAGGGCAAGGGCACTGGATGAAGCTATCTGCTcattattattatattcatCTCTACGTATAGACTGCTTACTCACGGGCTCTACACCTCCAAATGCAACTTGAAACTTGTGAGAAAGCCGAATCTTTTTGCTCGCTTTACTGATTTGAGCGGGGGAGAAAAGATCAAGAGCTCGCTTTACTGATTTGAGACTCAGCTTTTGCAGTGACTGTGGTTCGATCTCCGTCGTCATCGTCGTTTTCCTTCACTCGATTAGGGCTTTTACACGAAAAAGAAACTAGTATCTGATGGTTTATATAGAGAATTAATTTAGAAAGAAAAGGCAAAAATACACATTTTCCTTTTTTGTATATTCGTTAAATTtgcttttgaaaaatatgactTAAACGGCTAAACCTTAAAAGGAAAAGTGAAAAAGGAAAGTATTCGTGAGCATCAAGTAATTATAATTATACGAAGTAAATACATTAGGAAAAATATTCAGTCTTGTTAACCAAGAAAAAGGAGATATTCagactaattgttttttttttcattttaatatagaATTTGGAAATATACCTTCTTATGAGTTTATATTT
The nucleotide sequence above comes from Brassica napus cultivar Da-Ae chromosome A9, Da-Ae, whole genome shotgun sequence. Encoded proteins:
- the LOC106368041 gene encoding probable aquaporin SIP2-1: MSRISIVVSDLVLSFMWIWSGVLVSILVHGVLGFSRNVTTGEIVGYTFSVISMFIFAFLQKLTKGGHYNPVAALASGGFGSFIFTIMVRVPAEVIGSILAVKHIIHVFPEIGKGPKLNVSIHQGALTEGVLTFFTVLISMELSRKIPGSFFMKTWISSIAKLSLHVLGADLTGGYMNPAAVMGWAYARGEHITKEHLLVYCLGPVMATLLAVWFYNVVLKPLTEEHEKPKAKSE